A single genomic interval of Spinacia oleracea cultivar Varoflay chromosome 6, BTI_SOV_V1, whole genome shotgun sequence harbors:
- the LOC110794236 gene encoding uncharacterized protein, with the protein MKPLDFYVKLKYWIRPVYSVKQVYEKLVGTKPRVHWDKMVWNRLNIPKHRFIGWLAIQSRLQTTSKLARIGVSHSANCLICDQSDETHQHLFFQCIYSAECLRAVKDWLGVSFASGTLTQLVRHVGHSRMSMFRKQVCYAAIVAAVYLIWQCRNNSFWENSVPTVNHTVSKLKQLVRGRIQTVLPKSISRRDNTWFMSL; encoded by the coding sequence atgaaaccattagatttctaTGTGAAGCTCAAATATTGGATTAGGCCTGTGTACTCTGTGAAACAGGTTTATGAGAAATTAGTTGGGACTAAACCTAGAGTGCACTGGGACAAGATGGTGTGGAATAGATTGAATATCCCTAAACACAGATTCATTGGTTGGTTAGCCATACAATCCAGACTGCAGACCACTTCAAAGTTGGCCAGGATTGGTGTCAGTCATTCTGCTAATTGTTTGATTTGTGATCAGAGTGATGAAACCCATCAGCATTTGTTTTTTCAGTGCATTTACAGTGCAGAATGCCTCAGAGCAGTTAAAGATTGGCTAGGTGTTTCGTTTGCTAGTGGCACCTTGACTCAGCTGGTTAGACATGTTGGGCATAGCAGAATGTCCATGTTCAGAAAACAGGTCTGTTATGCAGCCATAGTTGCAGCAGTGTATCTGATTTGGCAATGTAGGAATAATAGCTTTTGGGAGAATAGTGTTCCTACTGTGAATCACACAGTGTCCAAGTTGAAGCAACTGGTGAGAGGGAGAATTCAAACTGTTTTGCCTAAGAGTATCAGTAGAAGGGATAATACTTGGTTTATGTCTTTGTGA